In Glycine max cultivar Williams 82 chromosome 15, Glycine_max_v4.0, whole genome shotgun sequence, the DNA window TGACTCGTATCGCCAATGGGACCAGCAGTTTAGTGTCCATATAAGCTTGTATCACCCGTGCCAATGGCGGGATCAACCTGTATCGCCATTGCCACTGACGGGTCATGCTTTACCGCCAAAGCCAACAACGACTTCCATGCAAATAAGAGACCCTCTGTGcaaattatttgaaaacaaattatttgaaaacagatccatttacataaaaaaaagtttctaaATGGAACCCATGTTAAGTAAATTTGCTCACACCCCACTCTCCAACTTGGCCCAAATCCACTCATAATGTCAACCATGCAAAATCTAAGTCAAAATTATTATGTTCTTTAAAGAAAGATTTTAAGAATGATCCTGTTACTATAGAATAGCATGTGTAGATTTAATGTAGGGTAGGCTTTTTGTAATGTAGTTACCCGTTGTCCCacctttttcaacaaaaaaagctattttttttacctGTTGTCCAATTCCGTAACAAATCTTGTATAAATATGTCCCTTTCGCCAATATAAAATCACTTTTATCAAACAATACTTAGAGCTTGTTTagcaagaaaaaaattggaaggGGAAGATttgttcaccaaaaaaaaaatggcaacgGAAGAGAAGATAGAATTACTTTTTGCTGTTTGGTAAAAGGGagagaataaataattttaaaaatgacaagACTCGCtatgttatttttcatttattttcactaatttttcatttctctttatcttatcttcatttattttttctgccAAACATCTTGTTTTATttctcatatatttttatttacttttcttttatttattttatatctctCGTTACTTGGTAAATGACTTATTTGGTAaataaaaaaggacaaaaactgCAAAAGATGCCTACAATTAGAAGATACATAATGCAAAAGCGATGCCCTCCCGAacaatcttttttgttttgttgttggcattgaattattttgttttcaccTTTAGCAATGAACGAAAAATGTTCATCACATAaagtaaagaagaaaaattcgTTGATGCAGCAATTAGGAAAACTATAGAGGTTTATTCACTAACAAGTCCGTTGTTACAGTGGTACTTTATtcaatctttttaattaaaattttgagtttaaattttacgaattaaaaaaagataaataattaaatttatttttaaaagtgaaagatattatcaaattaattcttagaagacaaaagatttaaatttaattataaatatataaaaaaaatatgacaaattaatcttacaaataatttaataacaaatcaatccctaaaatttataatttaatattaaattcatcataaaaaaatataacgtattatcatattaatatttaaatattacaatttaaaaataaaataatctctcaaatttaatagtaaaactaatttattatactttttatattcaaaattaaatttatatttgtcatcttttaaaattaatttatcactaaatcacatttttaatcacaaatttaactatttattcttaaaaaatatgttaagagATCTCgagattagttaaaaaaaaactagagaggATTCAAGGAATCTTGGGGAAGGAAAGCGTTGAGATTAGTTGTCCACGTGGCATACATTAAGAAAAGTATGTGGTGGTGTGATGCATAAATAAACTGTCATTAATATCTGAATGTCTTGgctcagaaaataaaatgaataatgagGAACATGAAGAAGGGGTGGTGGTTAGGGAGAGAAAAGCAACTTCCTTTTCAACCAAATAGTGCCAACCCACTCTTTAACTATTTCCCTTTTCAACCATTGCTTAGATGCTCTCTAAGCCTTCATCTGCTATGCCCACTTTTCCTTCTTCCATGGtttgcctctctctctctctctctctctactctCCTTTCATTTCAGAAATCATGGggaaataaacataattaatctccgaaataaacaaaacatttttcGTGACATTCGATGAATGATATGAAGGTATTTTGCTTTTGGTCGCCGCAACAAATTTTATTGTATGATTCGGTCTATTGTCTATCTCTATCCTTTGTGATTTGGAATTAATTGACTTTGATAAATATTGCAATATAATTCTGGAAACAGTTGCGTTTATATgcattatttgtttgtttgcttCTTGGTTTGTGATTATAACCTATCtgcaagtgtgtgtgtgtgtgtctgtgtctgTTTTACTTGATATTTTGGGTGAACAAGTGACTATTGACTATTTGGTAATGGAATTTCATTGTTGTCTTTCTTAGGTGAGAAGTGGGTTGTGCGTGTGGCCAAATGTGAGACAACTTTGCTTTAGAAAAGGCATTCTATATGGGTTTATGCGATTGTTTTCTACTCCGTTGAAAACGCTGCGTGGAGCTAGCCGCTCGCTGAGAGTGGCTCAATTTTGCAGTGTTGCCAATATGTCTTCCTCATTGCAGATTGAATTGGTGAGAGCGGGTCTCTTATTAGTTTTCAGTTGCTGTGGTCCTGTTGGATTATAAATAGGTCACCCGTGCTGATAAGTTTTCTGAAGAAATATGCTGAAAGCCTAAATTGTGACttattgtctttaaaaaaaaatattgttaggtACCTTGCCTGAAGGACAATTATGCATATCTGTTACATGATGTAGATACGGGTACAGTTGGTGTTGTTGATCCTTCTGAAGCTGTGCCTGTCATAGATGCCTTGAGTAGGAAAAATCGAAATTTGACATACATACTCAACACTCACCATCATCATGATCACACGGGTGGAAATGTAGAATTGAAAGCAAGATACGGGGCAAAGGTATTTATATGACATTTATGCTGAGATTTATTATACATTGTATTGATATTCTCTGTGTATTCCGGTGacatcattttataataataataataataataataacaacaacaacatcgatGACGATGATCATAATAATAGTAGTACTGTTTAAAATAGCAGATCAAAAGTGAGGTTACACCTTGCTCTGTTTGTCTTTCtaactttttatcattttcGTGGTACAGGTATCTTTTATATCTTCCCGTGACAAGTAGGAATATCTTTTGGTTTTTAGGATTAAGAGATTACCTTTACCTTTTAAAGGATAAGTTCTCTTGGTACTTTGTCCAATCTAGCATTCGTGTTAGACTCAATAACTGTGAAatttagcaaaataaatttttgcaaatttgatttgattaaatATTGACAATTTGACATATTAGGAACTTTGATGATTGATCAAGTACTTTAGAAGAGTGATTGCTCTTAGAGTGTTACTTTGTGTGTTTTTATGTTATGCCTATTTAAGCAAAAGGTCTGAATTTTCTAAAAGCAGTTTtttgatgtattttttatatgcttACTAGTTACTACTTTGTGTAGATGTTAACACTTCCATGTTGCAAAACAGGTGATTGGTTCAGGAACTGACAAGAAAAGGATTCCTGGCATTGATATCCACTTGAACGATGGTGATAAGTGGATGTTTGCTGGCCATGAGGTGCGTGTAATGGACACTCCTGGTCACACCCAAGGTCACATTCATGCTCTATTTGCATtagtaattcttcttaatattgtaaagtattaaaaaaatctggTTTCTTTTATGTGGCTCATTTTTCTAgtgttctatttatttatactgTATGCAGGCCATATAAGCTTCTATTTTCCTGGATCTGGGGCAATTTTTACTGGAGACACTTTGTTCAGCTTATCATGTGGCAAGCTCTTTGAAGGAACCCCACAGCAGGTTGTTTTAAATTGTACTtgtccttttttcttcttttttttcttttaaggttTGAGATTTCTATCCAGTAATAGGTTGTTGCATCTTTGGACGTGccttatttttatatcttgtttTATCCCCTTGCCAGAAGtgcttgaaattttaaatacccGCACAAAGCAACTTGTTATTGAAATTACTATTAGATGAGGACTTTGTGAAAACCAGTatccttttttataacttgCAACTTGTGAATGTAAATGCCTTGATAAAATATGGTACGATTATTTACAGGAATAGATATTTGGTTTGGTTATTGTTAcactaatgtttttatttttaacttgcgTACCTTTTGCCAAATAATGTTTGGCTTTGTATAAACTGTGTTGTTGCTGATGCAAAGTGTGTCAAGCCAGTTTACTTGATAAGCTTGTAGTTCTGGTTGCATCTTCAATTATTGAGAATTTCGTCCATGTTGCAGATGCTATCTTCTCTTAAAAAGATCATGTCTTTGCCAGATAATACAAATATATACTGTGGACACGAGTATACATTGGTTAGTTACATTTACTCTTGTCCTTCATGTTCTGTGCTTCCTTTTCCTGGCCTAAGCACTGCGACATTGACTTTTTTGCTTTGGTGTTTGGCAGAATAATACAAAGTTTGCATTGTCTATCGAACCTGAAAACGAGGAACTTCAATCCTATGCTGCCCAAGTAGCTTACCTTCGAAGTAAAGGCCTGCCCACGGTAAGTCTTACATTgttcttctttttaattaatgttttgaaGTGTCCTCCCTCCATCTTCCTCCCCCTAATAACTCTTCTTAATTAATCTTATTCACTAGTCACATATCATTGTTACTAACCTTATACATCTTTCTTTGTCTCATTGTGTGTTTGAACCCTTTGCATTTTGCTTGAACCAAATTAATAAGTACTGGTTGTGCAGATTCCCACCACACTGAAGATGGAAAAGGCTTGTAATCCATTCCTTCGTACATCCAGTGCTGCAATCCGGCAATCACTAAACATTGCAGCCACAGCAAATGATGCAGAAGCCCTTGGTGGCATCCGGCAAGCAAAGgataatttttagatttttgacTTACAATATTTTGAACGTTTGAAGAAACTTGTTCTATGTAGGGTAGGATATAAATCCATCCGTGGAATAATATATGCTTGATGCTATGTTCTCGATGTATATGATTTCAGAAATTTTGGTTCTATTTGGAAGTGTGTGTACTTGGTGCCTAAGAAAGTTGTGGTGCGATTTAGAGGGGTACAATGCACACATGACACTCACTCAGTGTTCTGTTCAGTTGAGGATGTGTGGCGGGAAGAAGGGTAGCTAGAAGTTTAAAGTAAACTCCTTGTCCTTGGCCAATGGCCACCCACCCCACTTCCCTCAGAAGAACAAGAACCTTGTAAATGTATGGGTCTGTACTCTGGACTTAGAGCGCGTATATTTGGCTTCTTCAGGATCTATCTGCAAGTCTCaacatacaaataaaataaatcaattagtaatataaattatactattttataaatatttggtGTATAAAATTTTCTCTGGTGTAT includes these proteins:
- the GLYII-9 gene encoding putative hydroxyacylglutathione hydrolase isoform X1 codes for the protein MLSKPSSAMPTFPSSMVRSGLCVWPNVRQLCFRKGILYGFMRLFSTPLKTLRGASRSLRVAQFCSVANMSSSLQIELVPCLKDNYAYLLHDVDTGTVGVVDPSEAVPVIDALSRKNRNLTYILNTHHHHDHTGGNVELKARYGAKVIGSGTDKKRIPGIDIHLNDGDKWMFAGHEVRVMDTPGHTQGHISFYFPGSGAIFTGDTLFSLSCGKLFEGTPQQMLSSLKKIMSLPDNTNIYCGHEYTLNNTKFALSIEPENEELQSYAAQVAYLRSKGLPTIPTTLKMEKACNPFLRTSSAAIRQSLNIAATANDAEALGGIRQAKDNF
- the GLYII-9 gene encoding putative hydroxyacylglutathione hydrolase, with the translated sequence MNDMKVRSGLCVWPNVRQLCFRKGILYGFMRLFSTPLKTLRGASRSLRVAQFCSVANMSSSLQIELVPCLKDNYAYLLHDVDTGTVGVVDPSEAVPVIDALSRKNRNLTYILNTHHHHDHTGGNVELKARYGAKVIGSGTDKKRIPGIDIHLNDGDKWMFAGHEVRVMDTPGHTQGHISFYFPGSGAIFTGDTLFSLSCGKLFEGTPQQMLSSLKKIMSLPDNTNIYCGHEYTLNNTKFALSIEPENEELQSYAAQVAYLRSKGLPTIPTTLKMEKACNPFLRTSSAAIRQSLNIAATANDAEALGGIRQAKDNF